The DNA segment TACTGTTTAAATGACCTGCCGCTACTGTAACTTCTTTGATAAGAGGTTTAACTCTTAAAATTTCTTGCTTAGACAAATAAATTAGTTCATCAAGATTTTCTTGTGTTTTATCAAATTGGTCTATTGAATTAACTACATTTTCAATTAGATTTTCTTGATTTGATTCTTTTAGGATTTGATTTATCCTGTTAGTTATGTTTGAAAGGCTAGAAAGCTGCTTTCCAGTAATAGTGTCTCCCTGGCACACAATTAATTCACTATCACATTCTTCTGATATTGCTTTTGCAATATCCTTTGGGATTGTTTTTTGACTGGTTTCTAATGATACTTGAACATCACCTCCTAGAAAAGAATTGGTAACAACTTTTGCAAATGCTGGCTTTGGAAGAATAATTTCAGGATTATTGAGAACGATTTTTGCTTTGATGGATTCATTAGTAAAAAGAATATCTTCAATTGAACCTACTAAAATTCCTCTGTAAGTTACTGGAGATTTTTTTGATAAACCGC comes from the Prochlorococcus marinus str. MIT 9515 genome and includes:
- a CDS encoding MlaD family protein, with product MRRSLRDSIVGFSLLGGILIFTFFSFWLRGVKLSSKNWYLFAEFNNASGLSKKSPVTYRGILVGSIEDILFTNESIKAKIVLNNPEIILPKPAFAKVVTNSFLGGDVQVSLETSQKTIPKDIAKAISEECDSELIVCQGDTITGKQLSSLSNITNRINQILKESNQENLIENVVNSIDQFDKTQENLDELIYLSKQEILRVKPLIKEVTVAAGHLNSILSAIDNEDTLKDIKLTINAAESISGKLDNMSDDFEGLMKDKELTKSLRDLTIGLSKFLNEIYP